The Amaranthus tricolor cultivar Red isolate AtriRed21 unplaced genomic scaffold, ASM2621246v1 ptg001977l, whole genome shotgun sequence genome has a window encoding:
- the LOC130804976 gene encoding uncharacterized protein LOC130804976: MLKVANGDHIFFDSKPLIMKPWSPDIDVMKDEVKTIPMWIKLPGLDLKYWGVKALTKICSGVGKFIKPDNSTLNKDKLQFARILIETDLDAPLPDTITFINEKGCTINQVVQYDWKPVLCTLCKRFGHEGKNCKRGATATVKRWVPKVKQTQPLIQTQQQIQQATQQQNDKQQEHEGFTAIKRKASSPQKPTCPAAEDKLSVTNKFDILTGENTGEPETKDGNTMPFEIQLLPTPNHGV, translated from the exons ATGCTTAAGGTAGCAAATGGTGATcatattttctttgattcaaaACCCTTGATCATGAAACCATGGTCTCCTGATATAGATGTTATGAAGGATGAGGTTAAAACTATACCCATGTGGATCAAATTACCTGGTCTAGACCTGAAATACTGGGGTGTAAAAGCATTGACTAAAATATGTAGTGGAGTTGGAAAATTTATCAAACCTGATAACTCCACACTCAACAAGGACAAGTTGCAGTTTGCCCGCATTCTAATTGAAACTGACTTGGATGCCCCCTTGCCTGACACTATTACCTTcattaatgaaaaaggatgcaCTATTAATCAGGTAGTGCAATATGATTGGAAGCCTGTTCTTTGTACCTTGTGCAAAAGGTTTGGGCATGAAGGGAAAAATTGTAAGAGAGGGGCAACAGCCACTGTTAAACGTTGGGTTCCAAAAGTCAAACAAACCCAGCCTTTGATACAAACACAGCAACAGATTCAGCAGGCCACGCAGCAACAGAATGACAAACAACAAGAGCATGAGGGATTTACTGCTATAAAGCGAAAAGCCTCATCACCACAGAAACCGACCTGTCCTGCGGCTGAGGATAAATTGTCTGTGACCAACAAATTTGACATATTGACAGGGGAAAATACAGGGGAGCCAGAAACAAAGGATGGCAATACCATGCCATTCGAG ATACAGCTGCTGCCCACTCCAAACCATGGTGTGTAG